A genomic stretch from Oscillospiraceae bacterium includes:
- a CDS encoding GlcNAc-PI de-N-acetylase produces the protein MKMENILIIGAHYDDAELGAGATAAKFAAEGKNVYKLTLTDNKTDFVQMGIHVDTESSKISSANACEILGINEITEFQTEPCNELAYSKEVMQRIEEVIYKYKIDTVFMHFRYDMNQDHIAAAQLCLTASRHCRNVLAYQSNNYICEQVYNPVYFVDISDYYRLKIKALEAYGKEHNRFDRLFQTKLEMNHVWGAQNKVEYAEGFHIIKMME, from the coding sequence ATGAAAATGGAAAATATTTTGATAATAGGTGCTCACTACGATGATGCAGAGTTAGGAGCTGGTGCTACTGCAGCTAAATTTGCAGCAGAGGGAAAAAATGTTTACAAACTGACTTTGACGGATAACAAAACCGATTTTGTTCAGATGGGTATTCATGTAGATACAGAATCAAGTAAGATCAGTAGTGCGAATGCCTGTGAAATTTTGGGTATTAACGAAATTACTGAGTTTCAGACTGAACCTTGTAATGAACTGGCATATTCCAAAGAAGTTATGCAACGAATTGAAGAAGTAATTTATAAATACAAGATAGACACGGTATTTATGCATTTCCGATATGATATGAATCAGGATCATATTGCAGCAGCACAATTGTGTTTAACCGCATCAAGACATTGCAGGAATGTTTTGGCTTATCAGAGCAATAATTATATCTGTGAACAGGTGTATAATCCTGTGTATTTCGTTGACATAAGCGACTACTATAGGTTAAAAATCAAAGCATTAGAAGCATATGGTAAGGAACACAACCGTTTTGACAGATTGTTCCAAACAAAGCTAGAAATGAACCATGTTTGGGGAGCACAAAACAAGGTTGAATATGCAGAGGGATTTCACATTATTAAAATGATGGAGTAA